GGGGACAATCGGGGGGAATAGCAGCGCGATCGACTCCTAAGTAAACCACAAAAGCAGCGGACGCGGGGGGAAGTTTTTCAATTCTCCGGTGATAAAGACTGGGAATGGCTTCGCGATCGATTAATTGTGGTAAATTTTGGATCGGGATATTAGCCACAATCTCATCGGCCATTTCTGGATATATTTGACCATTTTTTTGATTTCTGACGATAATTCCCGTGGCTTTTCCCTTTTCTGTCAGTATTTTTTCTACTGTGTGGCGCATTTGCAATTTACCGCCGTATTTTTCCAAAGCTGTTACTAGGCGATCGCTTAATACTTGCATACTACCCTGAAGGTGGGATAAACCTTGGGGAGACTGAGAAACTGCTAAAGCGGTGGCGGCATAAAGTAAAGCAGTTTCATCGGCATTAACTTGGGAATAAAGCTTTAACTGGAGATCAAGAAAGGTTTTTAGGCGTTTATCCCTCTCTAAGCCGTATAATCGTAGAGCATCGCCCACAGTCATCAAAGTAAAAGGGAAGGTAATGGCAGTATCTAAACGCAAAGCGGCGATTAATTGCCCTAAATCCCACCAGTTGCGCGGGGGTAAAACTGGATCGCGACTTTGAAAACGCCAACTTGCTTGAAAGAGTTTTTGTAATAATTGCCAAAAAGGTTCGCTGCCCGGAAATTGTTTTTGTCTTTCCTCTTGCCACTTTTGCCGATCGCGCCAGACATTAATCGGAGTGGTTTCCCCCGGCAGAAAAACGGCACAGGCGGGATCGCAGGGGACAGAATCGGGTAAATCTATCCCTAATTCGGCAAAAATGCGCTGATGAATGCCCCCTACTTCTAATCCTGCCACTTGAGTTGCCCCCACATCAAAAGTAAAACCCCGACGGGAAAAAGTCGAGGCACAACCTCCAGGTACAAGCGCCTGATCATATACTGTGACTTGATAACCTCGACGCGCCAATAATGCCGCCGCCGTTAGTCCGCCAATCCCTGCACCAATAACGGTAATTTGCGTCATTTTCTTAATAATTAGGGTTTGCTGAAAAAGTTTGTTGGTGGGGTTAGGAGTCAGGAGTCAGGAGTCAGGAGATAGGAGTCAGGAGATAGGAGCCGGTCGTCAGGAGTCAGGAGTTAGGAGTCAGGAGTCAGGATTCAGGAGATTATTTTTATTTATTCTTCCCACACCCTACACCCCACACCCCACACCCTACACCCTACACCCCACACCCTACACCCTACACCCTACACCCTACACCCATCTGCCAGGGACTCTTAACAGTTTACTTGCGCCCCTAGGGTATCTAAAGCTAAAATTTTCACCTCAGAGTTAATCCCCACTTCCTCCCAAGCATTTGTCATCTCTGTGGCTGTTTTTTGGGCATTGTCGGGGTTAGTTAACGCCAATAGGGTCGGACCTGCGCCACTAATTACCATCCCGTAAGCACCCCCATTAATGGCGGCTTTTTTCACCTTTTCGTAACCCGGTATTAAAGATTGGCGATAGGGTTGATGCAGTTTATCCTCTAGGGCAATTCTCAGCCAATCGCCGTTACCCGTCTCTAATCCCCGCAATAATAAACCCAAGCGGGAAATATTGAAAATTGCCTCCTGACGGCTAATTTTTTCGGGTAAAACCGCCCTAGCTTTTTCCGTAGCCAGTTCAAAATCGGGAATCGCTAGGACGGGAATGAGATTTTTTTGCCAAAATACTTGACAAATAGCCCAATTTGTGCTATCTCCTGCCGATAGCTGACAGTTGCCCCGCAAAGCTGGCACCACATTATCTGGATGGCCCTCCAATGCGATCGCTAATGCTTCGATTTCCCCCATAGATAAAGGATTTCCGGCGCATTGATTGGCAGCCACTAACCCACCGATAATAGCAGTGGCAGAACTACCTAAACCTCTAGCCAGAGGAACCCCTAAACCGATCTCGATGGCGATGGGGGGCGGATTCTGTCCTATTTTTTGATAAACTTGCAAAAAAGAAGTGTAGATTAAATTATCAGTCCCTTGGCTAACTTTAGCTGATTCAGTTCCCTTGACACTAATGCTGACAGGGTTAGCTGTCGTTGCCGGCAGCAGGGTAAAAGTAAACTGATTATATAGGGTTAAGGCCGCTCCGAGACAATCGAAGCCGGGCCCAATATTAGCAGTGGTAGCGGGAACTGTTACCGTAAAAGTTGACATGGTTAAGCTTTTGCCTGAAGATAGCGGCGATTTACCTCCTCCCAGTTAACCACATTCCACCACTGTTTTAAATACTCAGCCCGTTGATTACGATATTTTAAGTAATAGGCGTGTTCCCAGACATCATTGCCCATAATTGGCTGTAATCCCTTCATTAGGGGGCTATCTTGGTTAGCAGTGCTGATAATTTCCAGTTCTCCTGACTTATTTAAAACCAACCATGTCCAACCACTACCAAAAAGTTTAGTACCTGCTTGGTTGAAAGCGTTTTTAAATTCCTCGAAACTGCCAAATTTAGCGATTATTGCCGCTCCTATTTCTCCTTTTGGTTCGCCACCGCCATCGGGGGACATAATCTGCCAAAACATCGTATGATTAAGATCGCCGCCGCCATTATTGCGGATAGTGGTGCGAATATCAGCGGGTAAAGAGTCAAGATTTTTAATTAATTCTACTACTGTTTTTTTCTGCAATTCTGGATATTTTGCCACTGCCAGGTTGAGATTATTAACGTAGGCAGCATGGTGTTTATCGTGATGAAATTGCATCGTTTCCTTATCAATATAAGGTTCTAGGGCATCATAGCTATAGGGTAGGGCAATAAGACTATAGGGACCGGTAGCGGCAAAAGCGGCAGGGTTAAAACCAGCAAGAGTGGCTGTGCCAAGGGTAGCACCTAAAAGATAAAGAAATTGACGGCGATCAAAAGACATATTCTCAGAGCAGATGTTCCGATTATTAATTATCCTATCGATCGGTGCCTTGGCAGACAAAAGTTTTTAAGTACCTAGGCAAAATTAATTACACATATCTAACCCCGCTCTTGCCTCTTGCCTCTTGCCTCTTGCCTATCTTCACTAGGAAATTAATTTTGCACGACTACTTATTTTTACCTGTCCGCTATAAGATGTCAAATTTTTTGAGTAATTGCTGGGGGATTTAAAAAAATTTGTTTACTCAAATTAAGAGTTAAATTTGGAAGGTTTCTAGAGCGCGTTTTTTCTCAAGTGGGGAAGGAAAAAATCCCACCCCCACACTTGTCAATTTATCGTTTTTGTTTGAATTGAGAACCGATGCCCAAAAGTCCTAAACCTAATAATCCTAAAATTGCCGAAGGTTCGGGAACCTGTTGGCCGGTCAGACTAAAGGCAAAATCCGTTCCAAGTTGACTGCGGCTCCCGAAAAAGTCTTGATAAGAAACACCATCGCCCTGACTGCTGGTGTACCATCCCCACTGGGGCGGAAATCCAAGACTAGGAACAATGGCCAGCCAATAGGTTGCACCCGCTTGGGCGAGGAAAGTATTGGTCAAGTTCGCACTATAACTATAGGTGGGAGCGCCAAGATTATTTGTGCCGATAAAAGTTTCCCCCGCATTCCCCGTTATCGTTTCCGAGAAAAGCAAAGAACCGGGCTGACCAGCGTTATTACCGAAAATAGAGAGGGCAAAGGAGGAGATGGCTGCAGGACTACCATTAAAATAACCCCCCACCCAGTCAACACCATCAACTAAATTGTCACTGGAGAAACTAAAGTTGTCGTAAACAGTGGCAAAATTACCGAAAGAATTAGTATCATTTTGGGATGCGAACACGTTGCCACTGGGAAAGTCGGCAGCTTGGCTAAAGATAACACTCGCTTGGGCGGCTTGGAAAGGGGTTAGGATGGCTAGAGTTGCCCCCGCTAACAATAAGCAATGCTTACCCCCCCCCGCATTTTTGATAATTTTTGTTAATGTTTGCGCCATGGAAATCTCTTCCTTGGTAAGTTTTCTTCGATTATATAATTGTATTTTTCAAAAGACTGGTATTGCCTGCTACCAATAAGTAATGCTTACCCCCCCCGCATTTTTAATTATTTTTGTTAATGTTTGCGCCATGGAAACCTCTTCTTTGGTAGAGTTTCTTCGATTGTATAATTGTCTTTGCCTCTCTTGGATATTGGCTGAAAAATGTTCACAATGTCACATTATGGGCGCAAGCAGTTCGATAAACTCACTGACCAGGTTGCGCCCCTACATTGCACAATAACCTAAAATACTTTTTAAACCAGCCTTTATTTTACTACCATAAACGATAAAAACTTTTCAACAAATGCGGCGGAATTTTTAGATAATAACCAATAATTATTAATTGATTAACTAAGGTAGTTTTGCCAACTCCTAATTTTTGCCAACGTCTTGCCGAGGTAATCACCGGAGCATCAACTATGGCTATTTTACCCCTTTTTTTCAATCTTTGTATTAATTCAAAATCTTCCATAATTGGTAACTCAGGAAAACCGCCCAAATCGGCCAAGATTGAGGCTTTTAAAAATATTCCTTGATCTCCGTAGGGAAGGGAAAGCCAGCGAGAACGCCAATTAACTAATTTTTCCACTAAACGCAGGGTTTTTTCCTCTCCATCAATTTTTAATTCAAAGGCCCCCGCTACTATCCCAGATTGGGATAAAGTATTGATGATTTGTTCTTGATAATTTTGGGGAAGTAAAGTATCTCCGTGCAGAAATAACAAAACATCTCCTTTGGCTATTTTGGCTCCTAAATTCATCTGGAAGGCGCGACCTTTACTGGGTGAAATAATTACTTTCGCTCCCAATTGTTCGGCTATTTCTCTAGTTTTATCGGTACTTCCCCCATCGACAACAATAATTTCTACTCCCGCACCTATCTGTTTTAATGTTGCTGCAATCCTTAACTCTTCGTTCAGGGTCGGAATGATAATACTAAGATAATTCATCAGGTTTTATGGTAACTAAAGTCACAGGATTTAGGGGCGACCATCGGGTAAATTTTCCTACAGATACCGAGGGATTGACTGGGATTGGTAATAAGTAAGTAGTTA
This Microcystis wesenbergii NRERC-220 DNA region includes the following protein-coding sequences:
- the crtD gene encoding C-3',4' desaturase CrtD, whose translation is MTQITVIGAGIGGLTAAALLARRGYQVTVYDQALVPGGCASTFSRRGFTFDVGATQVAGLEVGGIHQRIFAELGIDLPDSVPCDPACAVFLPGETTPINVWRDRQKWQEERQKQFPGSEPFWQLLQKLFQASWRFQSRDPVLPPRNWWDLGQLIAALRLDTAITFPFTLMTVGDALRLYGLERDKRLKTFLDLQLKLYSQVNADETALLYAATALAVSQSPQGLSHLQGSMQVLSDRLVTALEKYGGKLQMRHTVEKILTEKGKATGIIVRNQKNGQIYPEMADEIVANIPIQNLPQLIDREAIPSLYHRRIEKLPPASAAFVVYLGVDRAAIPPDCPPHLQFLYDYDGIIGENNSLFVSVSKEGDGRAPEGKATIIASSFTDTSLWWRKGEDNYQQLKAAYTQEAIERLGNYFHLSPDHIVHIESATPRTFERFTGRNQGIVGGIGQRLSTFGPFGVATRTPIPHLWLVGDSTHPGEGTAGVSYSALTVVRQIENQLLASS
- a CDS encoding TIGR04283 family arsenosugar biosynthesis glycosyltransferase, translating into MNYLSIIIPTLNEELRIAATLKQIGAGVEIIVVDGGSTDKTREIAEQLGAKVIISPSKGRAFQMNLGAKIAKGDVLLFLHGDTLLPQNYQEQIINTLSQSGIVAGAFELKIDGEEKTLRLVEKLVNWRSRWLSLPYGDQGIFLKASILADLGGFPELPIMEDFELIQRLKKRGKIAIVDAPVITSARRWQKLGVGKTTLVNQLIIIGYYLKIPPHLLKSFYRLW
- the thrB gene encoding homoserine kinase; its protein translation is MSTFTVTVPATTANIGPGFDCLGAALTLYNQFTFTLLPATTANPVSISVKGTESAKVSQGTDNLIYTSFLQVYQKIGQNPPPIAIEIGLGVPLARGLGSSATAIIGGLVAANQCAGNPLSMGEIEALAIALEGHPDNVVPALRGNCQLSAGDSTNWAICQVFWQKNLIPVLAIPDFELATEKARAVLPEKISRQEAIFNISRLGLLLRGLETGNGDWLRIALEDKLHQPYRQSLIPGYEKVKKAAINGGAYGMVISGAGPTLLALTNPDNAQKTATEMTNAWEEVGINSEVKILALDTLGAQVNC
- a CDS encoding superoxide dismutase, giving the protein MSFDRRQFLYLLGATLGTATLAGFNPAAFAATGPYSLIALPYSYDALEPYIDKETMQFHHDKHHAAYVNNLNLAVAKYPELQKKTVVELIKNLDSLPADIRTTIRNNGGGDLNHTMFWQIMSPDGGGEPKGEIGAAIIAKFGSFEEFKNAFNQAGTKLFGSGWTWLVLNKSGELEIISTANQDSPLMKGLQPIMGNDVWEHAYYLKYRNQRAEYLKQWWNVVNWEEVNRRYLQAKA
- a CDS encoding PEP-CTERM sorting domain-containing protein; this encodes MAQTLTKIIKNAGGGKHCLLLAGATLAILTPFQAAQASVIFSQAADFPSGNVFASQNDTNSFGNFATVYDNFSFSSDNLVDGVDWVGGYFNGSPAAISSFALSIFGNNAGQPGSLLFSETITGNAGETFIGTNNLGAPTYSYSANLTNTFLAQAGATYWLAIVPSLGFPPQWGWYTSSQGDGVSYQDFFGSRSQLGTDFAFSLTGQQVPEPSAILGLLGLGLLGIGSQFKQKR